Proteins encoded by one window of Cervus canadensis isolate Bull #8, Minnesota chromosome 18, ASM1932006v1, whole genome shotgun sequence:
- the KLK9 gene encoding kallikrein-9 gives MRLGFLCALLSLLEGQGWADTRAIGAKECRPNSQPWQAGLFYLTHLFCGATLISDRWLLTAAHCRKRYLWVRLGEHHLWKWEGPEQLFRATDFFPHPGFNQDLTAQDHNDDIMLVRLPRKAHLGPAVQPLNLSQTCVSPGTECLISGWGAVSSPKVEYPLTLQCANIRILEPRLCRRAYPGHISDSMLCAGLWEGGRGSCQGDSGGPLVCNGTLAGVVSGGSEPCSRPQRPAVYTSVCHYLDWIQETMENN, from the exons ATGAGGCTGGGATTCCTCTGCGCTCTGCTCTCGCTCCTGGAAG ggcagggctgggcagacaCCCGAGCCATCGGGGCCAAGGAATGTCGCCCCAACTCGCAGCCCTGGCAGGCTGGGCTGTTCTACCTCACCCACCTCTTCTGCGGGGCGACCCTCATCAGTGACCGCTGGCTGCTCACAGCTGCCCACTGCCGCAAACG GTATCTGTGGGTCCGCCTCGGGGAGCACCACCTCTGGAAATGGGAGGGTCCAGAGCAGCTGTTCCGGGCCACAGACTTCTTCCCTCACCCTGGATTCAACCAGGACCTCACCGCCCAGGACCACAACGATGACATCATGTTGGTCCGTCTGCCCCGGAAGGCACATCTAGGCCCTGCCGTGCAGCCCCTCAACCTCAGCCAGACCTGCGTCTCCCCCGGCACCGAGTGCCTCATCTCAGGCTGGGGGGCCGTGTCTAGTCCTAAGG TGGAGTACCCACTGACGCTGCAGTGTGCCAACATCAGAATCCTGGAGCCCCGGCTCTGCCGTCGGGCGTACCCAGGCCACATCTCCGACAGCATGCTCTGCGCCGGCCTGTGGGAGGGGGGCCGGGGCTCCTGCCAG GGTGACTCTGGGGGCCCCTTGGTTTGCAATGGGACCCTGGCCGGTGTGGTGTCCGGAGGCTCGGAACCCTGCTCGAGACCCCAGCGCCCTGCGGTCTATACAAGCGTGTGCCACTACCTGGACTGGATTCAAGAAACCATGGAGAACAACTGA